The Priestia koreensis genomic interval TTCCTGGTGACCACTTAAAAAGATAGTACGTAATCATCGTGATCCCGGTAACTCCGCCTTCAGCTAGTTCATTCGGCAAAGCAAAATAGTTAATGCCAAAAGCAAACAAAAAAGATCCAATAATAATATAAATAATTTCTTTCATCCAGCTCTTCATGATGTCCCTCTCGTTTCTCTAGTTGGTAATCCCTTATGGTTCATTTTCAAATAACTTGATTGTAACAAGAAGGGAATCTATTGAAAAGACGCTTTGTCAAATAATGTTCTTTTTATCTAATGTCCTTTTTTGATATGATAGAGATTGATTATTTAAACAGAGGTGTAAACACATGGAATATCAAGTATTACTTTATTATAAATATACGCCTATTGAAGATCCGACCCTATTTAAAGAAGAGCATATGGCGCTTTGTGAGGAAATCGGCTTAAAAGGACGTATTCTTGTTGCGAATGAAGGAATCAACGGGACCGTTTCTGGTACGGTCGCTCAAACAGAAGCCTATATGACGGCACTGAAAGCTGATGCACGTTTCGCTGATATGATTTTCAAAATCGAGAAATCTGACGAGCACGCGTTCAAAAAAATGAAAATTAAAGTAAAGCGTGAAATTGTAAACTTAAGCTTAGAAGACGATGTAAACCCGAATGAACTTACAGGTAACCATCTTCCTCCTGAGGAATTTTACAAAGCGATGCAAGAAGATGACGTCATCATTATTGATGCGCGAAACACATATGAATATGATCTTGGACACTTTAAAAATGCCATTCGTCCAGATATTGAAACGTTCCGTGATCTTCCCGATTGGATTCGTGACAATCTAAGTGACCAAAAAGATAAAAAAGTTTTAACCTACTGTACAGGCGGCATTCGCTGTGAGAAATTCTCTGGATTCCTGCTAAAAGAGGGCTTCCAAGATGTCTCTCAGTTAGAAGGCGGTATCATTACTTATGGCTACGATGAAAATGTACAAGGTCGCTTATGGGACGGAAAGTGCTACGTATTCGATGAGCGTATTTCGGTACCAGTAAATCGTACAGAAGAATCTACAATTGTTGGAAAATGCTACTACTGTGGAAATCCTGAAGAACGCTATGTAAAATGCGGAAATCCCGATTGTAATAAACATCTTCTTTTATGTGAAGACTGTGAACATGAGCATATTCGTTCTTGTAGCCAAGAATGCAAAGATCATCCACACAATCGTTATGTAAAAGAACACTCTGAACAAGTCCATAGCTAAGCAAAAAGGCAGCTCTCTAAACGTGAAGTTTCACCTATTTAGACCGCTGCCTTTTTTGTAAAAATTGAAGGCTAGATAGATGAATAAGATGATTCATTTTCATTAATATTTGTAAATTACTATTATATAATTCCTATATTTGTTATCCTGTATATGAATGGACTTAAATTCTTTAGCCCGTTTTTTGGAAAGATTCAATGTAATTCGGCGTGAGTCATCCCTATCACGTCCTAGGAAATGATTTCTATGACGAAACTAACGAAAAATTTTCAGATACGAGTCATTCACCGAACAAACTGTCATACCAAAAGTCCCTTAGGCCTTTGTAGAAGGCTCTTAAATATGCATGTACTCAGTCTAGACGAATTCCCCTTTTTCCTTTAAAAGGGCTTCTCGTAATGCCCTTTTCGTTACGAACTATAAGATTCCTTTGCTTTTTAACATATACATATAAAGCAATTTTCATCATATGTATAGTGATGACGAAAAGGATCTTGGGCACGTGTATTTTAAAAACCAAAGCAGAAATGTGGTGAGAATGTCAAATGGAACATGAAATGGGATATATGATCTCTCACTATGGATATTGGGGAATCATTGCTCTCTTTGTAGGAGGCATGATCGGGCTCCCTATTCCTGATGAAGTGATTTTAGTATTTGTAGGCTATCAAATTCACCGTGGGAACATGTTTTTCTTATATGCCTATATAAGTGCAGTATTTGGGACATTTATCGGTATTTCCATTAGCTATTGGATCGGTAGATTGTTGGGCATGTCCTTCTTACAAAAAATTGGACCAAAAGTGGGATTAAATGAGAAGCGGATTGAAAAAGCTCATACCTACTTTAATCGCTGGGGACCTGTCGTACTATTCGTTGGATATTTTATTCCTGGTGTAAGATACATCACAGCTTACTTAGCAGGTATTTCGAAAATGGACGGAAAAAAATTCATTGTTTATGCATATAGCGGTGCCATGTGCTGGGTGCTTGTATTCTTGCTTATCGGAAGGGAACTTGGTCGCGGTTGGGAGCAGATGTCGGGTTACATTCACTACCCACTTATTATCTTCCTCGCCTTGCTAAGTGTTGGAATCGGGCTCTTCTGGTACTACAAACAACAAAAAAGAGTATACAAATAAACGAGATGGTCTTCAAAAAGGACTATCTCGTTTATTAGTGTACTCTATTGAAACAGCAAGGCATAGAGCTGCTTGCCTAATTTGTCGTTACGAGCGACGAGTGAAATTTGTCTACTTAAATCAATTCCCTTAATTTTCAACGCTTTGACATGAGATCCTCGGGCGTGATCAATAAAAATCTTTGGTAAAATGGACATCCCTAAATTAGCATGAATAAATCCAATAATACTTTGTCCAAAATCTATCTCCGTTGAAATAGGGAGGTCTTTTCCTTTTTCACTATATGCTCTTTCAATAGAGGAACGTACATCACAGCCTTCAGGAAGTAAGACGAGCGGTTCGTTCTCAAACTCGGAAAAAGAGACCTCTTCTTTCTTTGCTAGGGGATGATCCGCATTCAAAAACAAATAAAAATCTTCGGTAAACAACGGCTTTGACCAATACGTATGTGAGATAAATTGATCATCAATTAATGCTGCATCCACTTCTCCTGACTTCAAATAGTCAAAAATATCATGGTAACTGTATGATATTTTAACGTTTATTTTCCGCTCGGTCTTTGCCTCTGCAAGCTTGTACGGTAAATAAGAGGTCGCAATACTCGGCCAAGTTCCTACCGTTACAGATGTCCATTCTTCCGTCAAAATGATTTCGCGCTGGATGCTTTGTAGCTTTTGAAGCAGCGGCTGAACTTCTTTATACAGTATCTCTCCTGCCTTCGTAAGCTCCACACCGCTAGAAGTACGCTTAAATAATGAAGCCCCAAGTTCCTCTTCTAATTTGCGCATTTGCTTACTCAAGGCCGGCTGCGACATATGCAGTTGCTCGCTTGCTTTTGACAAGCTACGTGTATCTGCCGTTATCCAAAAAGACTCAAGCCATTCTGTTCTCATCTTTATCACCCATAACCTTTTGTTATACCCCTACTACTTAAGGGAAGTTCTCAACATTTTAGATACATGATAGTCTATGTATGAATCAAACGCAACACACAAGTGAACCATACGGTTACAAGGAGGAATTGAACGATGTTTTTAAATAAAATGCTTATTAACGGTGAATGGATTTCAACTGAAAAAACAATGGATGTAACAAATCCTGCAACAGAAGAAAAAATTGGTTCTATTCCAAACGGAGGCGCAAAAGAGGCACAAATGGCAGTTGATGCTGCTTCTGAAGCCTTCCCAACATGGTCAAAACGAACTGCAGAAGATCGCGGTCGCTTACTAATGAAATGGTTTCAATTAATTGAAGAAAACATAGATGAGCTAGCTGAAATTATGACAACGGAGCAAGGAAAATCATTAAAAGAAGCACGAGGAGAAATTGCTTACTCCAATAGCTTTATTTCTTGGTTTGCTGAAGAAGGAAAACGTATTTACGGTGAAACGATTCCAGCTTCTTCTCCAAACAAACGATTATTTGTTCAAAAACAACCTATTGGGGTTGTCGCAGCCATTACACCTTGGAATTTCCCTGCTGCGATGATCACACGAAAACTAGCTCCGGCTTTAGCTGCTGGTTGTACAGTCGTACTAAAACCTTCTGAGGAAACACCTTTTACAGCACTACGACTAGCGCAGTTAGCTGAAGAAGCAGGTATTCCAAAAGGGGTTGTGAATGTTGTAACGGGTGAAGCTGCACCTATTTCAGAAGTGTGGCAAAATGACGGACGCGTCCGTAAACTTACCTTTACAGGATCTACACGTGTCGGAAAAATTCTCATGAGCGGTGCTTCTGAAACAGTGAAAAAATTATCACTAGAACTAGGTGGTCATGCTCCGCTTATTATTACAAAGCGTGCTGACATGGAAAAAGCAGTTGAACAAGCAGTGGCGTCAAAATTCCGAAACGGTGGTCAAACATGCGTATGTACAAACCGCATCTTTGTTGAAGAATCTGTCGCAGAAGAATTCACAGCAAAATTCACAGCGAAAGTATCAGAGCTTCGTGTTGGTAATGGTTTGGATGAGAGCACAGATATTGGACCGTTAATCAATAAAAGCGCAGTTGATAAAGTAAAAGCGCAAATTGAAGACGCTGTTCAAAAAGGCGGCGAAATCCTGACTGGTGGACATGCACTAACAGACCAAAAAGGATTCTTTATTGAACCAACCGTTATTAAAAATGCAACAGACGATATGCTTTGTATGTATGAAGAAACGTTTGGACCACTAGCACCAATCACAACATTTACAGATGTTGATGATGCGGTTCGTCGTGCAAACAACAGCCCATATGGATTAGCAGCTTACGTTTTTACAGAAGATATTAAAGAAGCAATCTATATTGTCGAAGCACTTGAATATGGAATCATTGGTTTAAATGATGGTGGCCCTTCTGCTGCTCAAGCACCGTTTGGTGGATTTAAAGAAAGCGGACTAGGCCGTGAAGGAAGCCGTCACGGTATTGAAGACTTTCTTGAAATGAAATATATTTCCTTAGGACTATAAGAGCTGATTGTGTATAATAGACCTTTATTGACAATTGATCAGTGAACCGGACTTGCCTTTTGCACGTCCGGTTTCCTTTGTTTATATTTGAAAGAAAGGAGCTTCAACATGAAGCGTATAACAAAAGAAACAGCTGCCTTTCTCTCGAAAATGGGCATTACCTTACAAGTTTTTAAAACGGCGCTTGCTGCCGGTATCGCATGGTGGGTTTCAAAGCTCGTTTTCCCTGACCTTTTCCCATTTTTAGCACCGTTGGCGGCTGTTTTAATTACAAACACAACCATTCAAAACTCTATTCAAAAGGCCCTCTTCCGAATGGCCGGAGTCATTGGTGGGGTTACAATTAGTGTAGCCATCGCCCATATCCTACCGATATCAGGTTTTACCGTCTTTATTAGCATTTTAGTCGGCATGGCTGTATCAACCGCGCTCAACATCCATAAAGAAATTGTCTCTCAAATTGGGGTGACTGCCACAATGGTACTTGCCTTCATGTCCTCTTCAGGGTATGGATATGGACGAATTGTTGAAACAGCTATCGGAGCTTTCATCGGTGTAGCAATCAATCTTCTCATTGTCCCAAGCTCCTCATTTTCTGCCTATATAAAAGGGCTTCAAACGGAATTAAGTGAAGCTAAACAGCTCGCTTCACCTAAGAACATTTTGAATAAGCGATAAAAAGCATTTCCTGTTGGAAATGCTTTTTACGTGGAGTTTTTCACATTTTCACTTTCTGATTGAATAAAGGAAGATACTCTTTATGTGCATGTAAAAGGTCATCTAAAACTTGTTTAGCTAGTCTGTCACTTGGTACTAAAGGATTTATACAAAGAGCCAATAACGCTTTCTCATATGAACCTGTTACTGCCGCTTCAGCAGCGACACGTTCAAAGGATTTAATTTGTTGAATTAATCCATTAATTTCCACTGGTAGTTCTCCTACTGGAATTGGTTTTGGACCTTCTTTCGTTATGACACAATTAATCTCAACAGCAGATTCATAGGGAAGTTCACGAATTGCTCCTTCATTTCGTACGTTTACCGTCTGAATATCTCCTTTATCATTGTAAATGGAAGAGATTAAATTACATGCTACGTCACTATAATACGCGCCTCCACGCTTCTCTAGCTGCGGTGGCTTTATATCTAATTGGGGATTTTTATACAGTTCAAATAGGTCTCCCTCTAATTGTTTAACGACTTCAGCTCGTGTTTGGCCTAACTGGAATGATTTCAACTCATCGTCAAGCATGTCTTTCGTTTTATAATAATAACGGTGATAAGGACAAAGAACGACGCCGAGCGCTTTTTGGAATTCTGGTAACCATGGAAGAGGTGCAATATTTTTCATATTCACTTGTTCTTCAGGATCTGCTAACACCTCAATCACTTCGGACGTTTTGTCTTCTCCATCAATATATACCTTTAGACCATAGAGCAAATGATTTAGTCCAGCAAAATCAATCTGCATTCGTTCGGTTTCTACCCCCATTAATTTTGCTATTGTCATGCGCATGTTAATAGGCAGATTACAAACACCCACTACTTTTTTATGATTACTGTAACGTAATAGAGCTTCCGTCACCATCCCTGCAGGATTAGTGAAGTTGATTAGCCATGCATCTGGACAAATTTCTTGTATTTCTTTTGCAATTTCTAATAATACAGGAATAGTTCGCAACCCTTTGAACATCCCTCCTGCACCGTTCGTTTCTTGACCTATCATGCCATACTTTAAGGGAATTCGTTCGTCTTTAATACGCGCATCAAGAAGACCTACACGCATCTGCGTGGTGACAAAATCTGCGTCTCTTAACGCTTCTTTCCGATTCAGAGTTGTGACAATTTTCATTGGTACACCCGCTTTTTTAACCATACGCCTAGCTAATGTACCTACAATTTCTAGCTTTTCTTTTCCATCTTCTATATCTACAAGACAGAGTTCTCGAACAGGTAGCTCGTCATATCTTTTGATAAACCCCTCGACAAGTTCAGGCGTGTAACTAGATCCTCCACCAATCGTGGTGATTTTCACTGATTTTTTCATAACGAAATGTCTCCTTTTCAGACAGTTTGACTAGTTTTCAAAAACAATTAAATAACTACCGCCTATACTGACAAGAACAGAACCGATTAAAACAAGAATGGTCCATTTTACTGTTATTTTTTTCATCATCATTTTCAGGATAGTAAAACTTATTGCAATGGTTCCTCCTATACTATTTGAAACAAACATCGCCTCGCGAAAATTTATGCCGATCCACTGTAAAGGTGTTGTTAACACTAAGTTAATAGCAATCAAAAAGAATAGAAAGAAAAAAATCGTTCGAAATCGAATACGCGGAAAGTTTGTGTCCATTTCTTCATTCCTCATTTCAAAAACAAGAAGTGGGATCTATTGATTCCCACTCTTTGTTTTATTAAACTGTCAAATTTTGATTTTTAATAGAAGTCTCGCTTACTTCTTCTTGCTCCGCTTTTAGCATTTGGCGATCATACACTTTCATAAATGGCATATAAATCAGGAGTGCAATAGCTATATTAACAATGTTTAATACGACAGCACCTAAATCTCCTCCTGTCGCTAAAAACGAACCAATTGGTCCAGGGAGAGTCCATGGAGCCAGCACATATGGGGGCGAAACCCAGCCGATCGACATCACAACATATGCAATAACAGCATTAACAATTGGAATAATAACAAACGGAATCATTAACAAAGGATTTAGTACAATTGGCATTCCGAAAATAACGGGTTCATTAATATTAAAGAGGCCAGGGAAAAAACTTGCCTTTGCTACCGTACGCAAATATTTTGATCGACCAAATATCAATACCGCTAACACCAAACCAATGGTTGCTCCTGTTCCCCCGATAGATACGAACCACTGAAAGAATGGCTCTGGTGCTATATGAGGCAAGTGTTGCGATCCGCTTGCAACCGCCTCTGCGTTTTTCGCAATGTAAACTTCCCATACAGGACGTGCAACTGTACCAACAATAGAGTCGCCATGAATACCAAATGCCCAGAAAAAGGCTGTCAAGAAGACAGGAATTAATACTCCAAATAAGCTATCTCCTACCTTAATAATTGGTTCAATAGCTTTTCCTATAAGTTCATGAATGTCTAAATGAAATACAACAGAGATGAGCGTCATGAGAAGAATTAAAAAGGCAACAGGAAATAAGGATTCAAATGATCTATAAACAGACTGTGGAACCTGTTCAGGCATCTTAATCGTTAAGTTTTTTGTTTTAAAGAATCGTAATATTTCAACAGCAATAATAGACACAATCATCGTGCCAAAGAGTCCTTGTCCGCCTAGATACGTCATCGGTAGATACCAACTACCATCAATGGCTTGAGGTATAATCGTTAACAAGAGAGCTCCTGCCGCCATTTGTCCACCAGAGAGCGGATCTAATCCATAGCTCTTTGCTAAGTTATGGCCAATCCCAAAGCTTATATAGAGCGACATAATAAACATGGTAAGGCGGTAAGGAATCAAGATTTGGGCGATATGTTCCTTTGCCCATACAGCAATGGCCCATTTTTCAGGCACAGGTGGAAAAGCGGCAATCAAAAAGAATGAGCCGACAATGATAAAAGGCAAAGCGGAAATAACTCCATCACGAATAGCAAGTAAATGACGTTGTTCGGATAAACGCGCCATTGGTCCAGCAAGATTTTTTTCTAACCATGCTAGAAATTTATTCATATCGTTTCCTACTCTCCTAATTTTTAATTTTTATCTTCCAAGTACTTCTTTCACCTTTTTTAATAGAATCGGTCCGCCTAGAGGAGTGTATCCTTGGGGAGGAATAGCCTCACAAGGAACTCCTGCTGCATCTGCCACTTTTTTAATCGCATCAAATCGATAGCGGATTTGCGGTGCTACCATACAAAGCTCCCATCCGTTTTGAATTTCAGTCTCTACCTCACTTGTTCCTACTGCATTTACGACCATTTCAATATTTTCCTTTTGCGCTTCTTTCTTTAGCGCATTTACAACCACCATGCTCGACATACCACCTGAGCAAATAAACAGTACTTTCATAATTTCTAGCAACCCCCTTTGTTTTTAGGTACTCTTTTTTATCCCCTTTTTGATAAAACTATTCATTGGAAAAGAGCCCCATTTGAATCTCATTATAATTCTTATTGAAATATTATTTCAATAATAATTTAGATAAATTAAAAATTATATTTCAATTATGTAGTGACAATACCATTTAGATACATTTAAAATAACAGAAAGAAGTATTTCTATTTTCACTATTTTGGAGGGGTTACGTTGAGTACTTTTAATCTTGAAAATGCCATTTTTGAAATTATTTCATATGGAGGAAATGCAAGAAGTCTGGCTCATGAAGCTTTAACAGCAGCAGAGCAGGAAGATTTCAAAAAATCATCAAATATAATAGAAGAGGCAAAAACAGAATTAAATCAGGCACATTCTGTTCAAACAAAGCTTATTAATATGGAGCTAAATGGAGAAGGAATCGAAAAATCTTTACTGCTCGTTCATGCTCAAGATCATCTAATGACGGCAATCAGTGAATTATCTCTTATCGAACGCATGATTTCGATGCATAAAAAATTCTCTACAGAGGTTAAAAAGTAATCTACTTGAGGTGATATATGAAATACATTATTGGCATTGATGCAGGAGGTACCAAAACAGAAGCAGTTGCTTATAACCAAGATGGCACTGAAATAAGTAGAGGAGTCGCTTCATTTGGTAATCCTGTTATTCACCAAGAAATAGCCTTCGAAAATATAAAAAGCAGCATCCAATCCTGTCTTAGCAAACTTCACGCTGACCGTTGCGTAGGTATTGTTTCAGGGGTAGCAGGTATTGAAGCAAATAACAATCGCCTAGCGTTATATCATAATTTAAATCGTCTTTTTCACGTTCCCATTACGGTATTAAACGATGCAGAACTCAGCTACTTTTCACTTTTAAAAGGTGATGATGGCATCTTAACTATTGCTGGTACCGGATCTGTTTCAATTGGATATCACAATAAAAAAATGTATATGTGTGGAGGCTGGGGGCATCTTTTAGGAGATGAAGGAAGCGCATATGATATTGCCATTCAAGCAATTAAATCTGCTATCGTAGACTTTGAGATGGGCTTGCCCATTCACTCGCTAACAGCTGATTTACTTAATAAAATGAATGTTATAAACGTACCTGAAATTAAATCCTTTGTGTATAAAGAACAAAAATCTATGATCGCCTCGCTCTCCGAAGTTGTCGACTATCATGCACAGAAAGGCGACCTTAGAGCTGCAAACATTCTGCAACAGGCAGGGAATAGCCTAGCTTTGCAGACCATTACCCTTCTCAAAAGACTTTCACTAGCAAATACCGTTAAAGTGGGTTATAGAGGAAGCGTGTTAGAGAAAAATAAAATCGTTCTGCAACACTTCCAACAGAGGTTAACTGATTATAATGCAAAAATTAAATTTGTTCATTCCTGTACATCATCAGCTATCGGTGGATACTACTATGCTCAAAAGCATGAATATTTCAAAGCTTAACTCCACAAATATAAAAAAGGACCTCATCAATGTAATTTAATGATGAAGTCCTTTTTCAATAATAATGGTACTCATGATTTTTACACTTTAAAGATCTTTTATTTTTTCAATTGAAACGATTACTGGAACCGTAGCCCCTTTGTCTCGCTTATTAATATATTCTTTTACTTCTTTTGATTGATAAGCTTTCACAATCTTTTGGAAATCCTTATCGTTTTTATGCTTCGTTTGTGCAGCAATTACATTAATGTATGGCATTGCTGATTTTTTTGATGGGTCTTCTTTATAAAGTGCATCTTTTCCAGGATTTAAACCTGCTTGAACAGCAAATCCATTGTTAATAATAGCCGCTGATACATCATCAAGTGAACGTGCAGTTTGCCCAGCTGCTACGGGCTTAATTGTTAAGTTTTTAGGATTTTCAGTAATTTGCTCAATGCTTCCCTTTGGATCAAAGTCGTCTTTTAACTTAATTAGTTTGGCTGATTGAAGCAATTTCAGTGCGCGTCCAGCATTTGTAACGTCATTCGGTATTGTAATAGTGGATCCTTTTGGAATGTCTTTTACGTCTTTGTACTTATGAGAGTAAATTCCCATTGGTGCAATCACCGTTGAACCGATGGCCGAAATCTTAAGGTTATGGTCTTTTTTAAATTGATTCATGTATGTAATCGTTTGGAACGCATTCAAATCCAGGCTTCCATCATTTAAAGCCTCATTCGGTTGTACATAGTCACTAAAAGAAATAATTTTTAATTTAATATGGTCTTTTTCTACCTTTTGTTGAATCAAGCGCCATAAGTCAGCGTCGTCTCCATTGATTCCAATTTTAACTGTTCTGGTGTCTCCTCCTGTTGCTGAACCACAGCCGGCAAGAGCCAACATTGCAATTAATAATAAACCTACTATACTAATTAACTTTTTCTTCATCCTCTTTTCCTCCTTACAGATCTCGAAAGTGTATTTCCAATACTTTGAATTACTTGAACGATTATCAATAGAAGTATAACTGTAATGACAATGGCTTCTGTTACAAAGCGTTGATAACCATATGTAATAGCCAAATCACCCAATCCTCCGGCACCTACCGCACCAGCAGCTGCAGTGGAGCCAATTAAACTAATGGTTCCAGTAGTAAAAGAAAGGATTAAAGATGGAATAACTTCTGGGATAATGAACTTTGTC includes:
- a CDS encoding rhodanese-related sulfurtransferase, which codes for MEYQVLLYYKYTPIEDPTLFKEEHMALCEEIGLKGRILVANEGINGTVSGTVAQTEAYMTALKADARFADMIFKIEKSDEHAFKKMKIKVKREIVNLSLEDDVNPNELTGNHLPPEEFYKAMQEDDVIIIDARNTYEYDLGHFKNAIRPDIETFRDLPDWIRDNLSDQKDKKVLTYCTGGIRCEKFSGFLLKEGFQDVSQLEGGIITYGYDENVQGRLWDGKCYVFDERISVPVNRTEESTIVGKCYYCGNPEERYVKCGNPDCNKHLLLCEDCEHEHIRSCSQECKDHPHNRYVKEHSEQVHS
- a CDS encoding DedA family protein, whose amino-acid sequence is MEHEMGYMISHYGYWGIIALFVGGMIGLPIPDEVILVFVGYQIHRGNMFFLYAYISAVFGTFIGISISYWIGRLLGMSFLQKIGPKVGLNEKRIEKAHTYFNRWGPVVLFVGYFIPGVRYITAYLAGISKMDGKKFIVYAYSGAMCWVLVFLLIGRELGRGWEQMSGYIHYPLIIFLALLSVGIGLFWYYKQQKRVYK
- a CDS encoding LysR family transcriptional regulator, with product MRTEWLESFWITADTRSLSKASEQLHMSQPALSKQMRKLEEELGASLFKRTSSGVELTKAGEILYKEVQPLLQKLQSIQREIILTEEWTSVTVGTWPSIATSYLPYKLAEAKTERKINVKISYSYHDIFDYLKSGEVDAALIDDQFISHTYWSKPLFTEDFYLFLNADHPLAKKEEVSFSEFENEPLVLLPEGCDVRSSIERAYSEKGKDLPISTEIDFGQSIIGFIHANLGMSILPKIFIDHARGSHVKALKIKGIDLSRQISLVARNDKLGKQLYALLFQ
- a CDS encoding NAD-dependent succinate-semialdehyde dehydrogenase — translated: MFLNKMLINGEWISTEKTMDVTNPATEEKIGSIPNGGAKEAQMAVDAASEAFPTWSKRTAEDRGRLLMKWFQLIEENIDELAEIMTTEQGKSLKEARGEIAYSNSFISWFAEEGKRIYGETIPASSPNKRLFVQKQPIGVVAAITPWNFPAAMITRKLAPALAAGCTVVLKPSEETPFTALRLAQLAEEAGIPKGVVNVVTGEAAPISEVWQNDGRVRKLTFTGSTRVGKILMSGASETVKKLSLELGGHAPLIITKRADMEKAVEQAVASKFRNGGQTCVCTNRIFVEESVAEEFTAKFTAKVSELRVGNGLDESTDIGPLINKSAVDKVKAQIEDAVQKGGEILTGGHALTDQKGFFIEPTVIKNATDDMLCMYEETFGPLAPITTFTDVDDAVRRANNSPYGLAAYVFTEDIKEAIYIVEALEYGIIGLNDGGPSAAQAPFGGFKESGLGREGSRHGIEDFLEMKYISLGL
- a CDS encoding FUSC family protein, coding for MKRITKETAAFLSKMGITLQVFKTALAAGIAWWVSKLVFPDLFPFLAPLAAVLITNTTIQNSIQKALFRMAGVIGGVTISVAIAHILPISGFTVFISILVGMAVSTALNIHKEIVSQIGVTATMVLAFMSSSGYGYGRIVETAIGAFIGVAINLLIVPSSSFSAYIKGLQTELSEAKQLASPKNILNKR
- a CDS encoding 6-phospho-beta-glucosidase yields the protein MKKSVKITTIGGGSSYTPELVEGFIKRYDELPVRELCLVDIEDGKEKLEIVGTLARRMVKKAGVPMKIVTTLNRKEALRDADFVTTQMRVGLLDARIKDERIPLKYGMIGQETNGAGGMFKGLRTIPVLLEIAKEIQEICPDAWLINFTNPAGMVTEALLRYSNHKKVVGVCNLPINMRMTIAKLMGVETERMQIDFAGLNHLLYGLKVYIDGEDKTSEVIEVLADPEEQVNMKNIAPLPWLPEFQKALGVVLCPYHRYYYKTKDMLDDELKSFQLGQTRAEVVKQLEGDLFELYKNPQLDIKPPQLEKRGGAYYSDVACNLISSIYNDKGDIQTVNVRNEGAIRELPYESAVEINCVITKEGPKPIPVGELPVEINGLIQQIKSFERVAAEAAVTGSYEKALLALCINPLVPSDRLAKQVLDDLLHAHKEYLPLFNQKVKM
- a CDS encoding PTS sugar transporter subunit IIC; translation: MNKFLAWLEKNLAGPMARLSEQRHLLAIRDGVISALPFIIVGSFFLIAAFPPVPEKWAIAVWAKEHIAQILIPYRLTMFIMSLYISFGIGHNLAKSYGLDPLSGGQMAAGALLLTIIPQAIDGSWYLPMTYLGGQGLFGTMIVSIIAVEILRFFKTKNLTIKMPEQVPQSVYRSFESLFPVAFLILLMTLISVVFHLDIHELIGKAIEPIIKVGDSLFGVLIPVFLTAFFWAFGIHGDSIVGTVARPVWEVYIAKNAEAVASGSQHLPHIAPEPFFQWFVSIGGTGATIGLVLAVLIFGRSKYLRTVAKASFFPGLFNINEPVIFGMPIVLNPLLMIPFVIIPIVNAVIAYVVMSIGWVSPPYVLAPWTLPGPIGSFLATGGDLGAVVLNIVNIAIALLIYMPFMKVYDRQMLKAEQEEVSETSIKNQNLTV
- a CDS encoding PTS sugar transporter subunit IIB; translation: MKVLFICSGGMSSMVVVNALKKEAQKENIEMVVNAVGTSEVETEIQNGWELCMVAPQIRYRFDAIKKVADAAGVPCEAIPPQGYTPLGGPILLKKVKEVLGR
- a CDS encoding PTS lactose/cellobiose transporter subunit IIA — translated: MSTFNLENAIFEIISYGGNARSLAHEALTAAEQEDFKKSSNIIEEAKTELNQAHSVQTKLINMELNGEGIEKSLLLVHAQDHLMTAISELSLIERMISMHKKFSTEVKK
- a CDS encoding BadF/BadG/BcrA/BcrD ATPase family protein, encoding MKYIIGIDAGGTKTEAVAYNQDGTEISRGVASFGNPVIHQEIAFENIKSSIQSCLSKLHADRCVGIVSGVAGIEANNNRLALYHNLNRLFHVPITVLNDAELSYFSLLKGDDGILTIAGTGSVSIGYHNKKMYMCGGWGHLLGDEGSAYDIAIQAIKSAIVDFEMGLPIHSLTADLLNKMNVINVPEIKSFVYKEQKSMIASLSEVVDYHAQKGDLRAANILQQAGNSLALQTITLLKRLSLANTVKVGYRGSVLEKNKIVLQHFQQRLTDYNAKIKFVHSCTSSAIGGYYYAQKHEYFKA
- a CDS encoding MetQ/NlpA family ABC transporter substrate-binding protein; amino-acid sequence: MKKKLISIVGLLLIAMLALAGCGSATGGDTRTVKIGINGDDADLWRLIQQKVEKDHIKLKIISFSDYVQPNEALNDGSLDLNAFQTITYMNQFKKDHNLKISAIGSTVIAPMGIYSHKYKDVKDIPKGSTITIPNDVTNAGRALKLLQSAKLIKLKDDFDPKGSIEQITENPKNLTIKPVAAGQTARSLDDVSAAIINNGFAVQAGLNPGKDALYKEDPSKKSAMPYINVIAAQTKHKNDKDFQKIVKAYQSKEVKEYINKRDKGATVPVIVSIEKIKDL